Proteins co-encoded in one Astatotilapia calliptera chromosome 18, fAstCal1.2, whole genome shotgun sequence genomic window:
- the egfra gene encoding epidermal growth factor receptor, with the protein MTPSHRELQNNTMAARFLKWISLTSLLWLSFCGLAQNKVCQGVTNRLNLLGTKEDHYRNMVKTYSNCTVVLENLEITHMEDHRDLSFLRSIKEVGGYVLIALNTVSRIPLENLRIIRGHSLYDGSFALSVISNYNKSTNKGTDQILLTSLTEILKGGVKFLTNQLCNVETIQWSDIVNVGNISIDPTPSKNKNCGKCDSGCFNGSCWAPGPENCQTLTKLNCAQQCSKRCKGPSPSDCCNEHCAAGCTGPRAEDCLACRDFQDDGVCKDSCPGLHRYDPNLHQLVPNPHGKYSFGATCVKSCPRNYIISDYGACVRTCNDNTYEVEVGGIRKCAKCDGLCPKVCNGLGTGDLVHTLSINATNIGSFENCTKINGNIDIIHTSINGDQYTKTPKMDPAQLNVFKTVKEITGYLWIQTWPNTMSSLSPFENLEVVRGRTKRGSRSLVVAGLHITHLGLRSLREISDGDVFVSKNSELCYTDAKHWQKLFKSPHQTVNIEGNANAATCALRNDTCDKKCTADGCWGPGPSMCILCRDYKRDGSCVDSCNILEGEPRETAVNKTCIKCHPECQHMNGTATCSAPESANCTKCANFKDGLFCVPRCPQGVLGEDDALVWKYADEQKVCQQCHKNCTQGCIGPGLEGCHSKGPLGLSMVAAGVVGGLLAALIAGLSVFVLLRRRHIKRKRTMRRLLQERELVEPLTPSGEAPNQALLRILKEPEFKKIKVLGSGAFGTVYKGLWVPEGEDVKIPVAIKVLREATSPKANKEILDEAYVMASVEHPHVCRLLGICLTSTVQLITQLMPYGCLLDYVKEHKDNIGSQYLLNWCVQIAKGMNYLEERHLVHRDLAARNVLVKTPQHVKITDFGLAKLLKADEKEYHADGGKVPIKWMALESILNRTYTHQSDVWSYGVTVWELMTFGTKPYDGIPASEIAGILEKGERLPQPPICTIDVYMIMVKCWMIDADSRPRFRELIAEFTKMARDPPRYLVIQGDDRMHLPSPSDNKFYRSLISGEDMEDAVDVDEYLVPQRGFFSSPSTSRTPLIHSTSLNSSIGTCHSRTGLLNGFPSRDGSMALRYIPDPTDKFLDEAFQPSPGYMNQNPISDVVNPIYQHPGPPRTLLPTISSDHTETEYLNYFKNGAAGPEYLNEILSPAVLPLTSNGTVHSIEKYLPQQSIDNPDYQQDFTPTFKTHTNGHIPAAENAEYLGPD; encoded by the exons TGTGCCAAGGTGTAACCAATCGTTTAAACCTTTTGGGAACTAAAGAGGACCACTACAGGAACATGGTGAAGACCTACAGCAACTGCACCGTAGTCTTGGAGAACCTGGAGATCACACACATGGAGGATCACCGTGACCTGTCCTTCCTCCGG TCAATCAAAGAAGTTGGTGGCTACGTCCTGATCGCCCTCAATACAGTATCCAGGATTCCTCTGGAGAACCTGCGCATCATTCGAGGCCATTCTCTCTATGATGGAAGTTTTGCTCTTTCTGTGATTTCCAATTATAACAAATCTACAAATAAGGGCACCGATCAGATTCTTCTGACCAGCCTGACAG aaaTTCTTAAAGGAGGAGTAAAATTTTTGACCAACCAGCTTTGCAATGTGGAAACAATCCAGTGGTCTGATATTGTTAATGTTGGAAACATCAGCATTGATCCAACTcctagcaaaaacaaaaatt GTGGAAAATGTGACTCAGGCTGTTTCAATGGCTCATGTTGGGCACCTGGTCCTGAAAACTGTCAGACTT TGACAAAGCTGAACTGTGCCCAGCAGTGCTCCAAGAGGTGCAAAGGACCTTCACCGAGTGACTGTTGCAATGAGCATTGTGCCGCGGGGTGCACGGGACCCAGAGCTGAAGACTGTCTG GCCTGTCGGGACTTCCAGGATGATGGGGTGTGTAAGGACTCCTGCCCAGGCCTTCATCGTTACGACCCCAACCTGCACCAGCTGGTTCCTAATCCGCATGGAAAGTACAGCTTCGGGGCCACCTGTGTCAAAAGCTGCCCAC GTAATTATATTATTTCTGATTACGGCGCATGTGTGCGGACGTGCAACGATAACACATATGAGGTGGAGGTAGGAGGAATCAGGAAGTGCGCCAAGTGTGACGGGCTGTGTCCAAAAG tgtgtAATGGACTTGGAACAGGAGACTTGGTTCACACTCTGTCTATCAATGCCACAAACATCGGCTCCTTTGAAAACTGCACCAAAATCAATGGAAACATCGACATCATCCACACATCAATTAATGG ggATCAATACACCAAAACACCAAAGATGGATCCTGCCCAGCTTAATGTGTTTAAGACAGTTAAAGAAATTACTG GGTACCTGTGGATTCAAACGTGGCCAAATACCATGAGCTCACTGAGTCCTTTTGAGAATCTGGAGGTCGTTCGGGGGAGAACTAAACG CGGAAGCCGCAGTTTGGTTGTGgctggtctacatatcacccACCTGGGCCTGAGGTCCCTCAGAGAAATCAGTGATGGAGATGTGTTTGTCTCTAAGAACTCTGAACTCTGTTACACCGATGCAAAGCACTGGCAGAAGCTTTTCAAATCACCACACcaaactgttaatatagagggCAATGCCAACGCTGCCACCTGCG CTCTGAGAAACGACACTTGCGACAAGAAGTGCACGGCGGACGGCTGCTGGGGTCCGGGCCCCAGTATGTGCATTTTGTGCCGCGACTACAAGCGCGACGGGAGCTGCGTCGACTCCTGCAACATCCTGGAGGG AGAGCCGCGCGAGACAGCTGTGAATAAAACCTGCATCAAGTGCCACCCCGAGTGTCAGCACATGAACGGGACCGCAACCTGCAGCGCGCCT GAGTCTGCTAACTGCACTAAATGTGCTAACTTCAAAGATGGACTGTTCTGCGTGCCCCGCTGTCCCCAAGGCGTGCTGGGGGAGGACGACGCACTAGTGTGGAAATACGCAGATGAACAGAAAGTGTGCCAGCAATGCCACAAAAACTGCACTCAGGG GTGCATTGGACCAGGTCTTGAAGGCTGCCACAGCAAAGG CCCCCTTGGTCTTTCCATGGTCGCGGCTGGTGTTGTCGGTGGGCTGCTGGCCGCTCTCATCGCAGGcctgtctgtttttgtgttgctCCGCCGACGCCACATCAAGAGGAAGAGGACCATGCGTAGACTGCTCCAAGAGAGAGAG TTGGTCGAACCCCTCACTCCCAGTGGAGAGGCACCGAACCAGGCTCTGCTGCGGATCCTGAAGGAACCCGAGTTTAAGAAAATCAAGGTGCTGGGATCAGGAGCTTTTGGTACTGTTTacaag GGTCTGTGGGTCCCGGAGGGAGAGGACGTGAAAATCCCGGTCGCCATCAAGGTTTTGAGAGAGGCCACGTCCCCTAAAGCAAACAAGGAGATCTTGGAT GAAGCTTATGTGATGGCCAGTGTGGAGCACCCCCACGTGTGTCGTCTGTTGGGCATCTGCCTCACCTCCACGGTGCAGCTCATAACGCAGCTCATGCCTTACGGCTGCCTGTTGGATTATGTCAAAGAGCACAAGGACAATATTGGCTCCCAGTACCTGCTCAACTGGTGTGTGCAGATAGCCAAG GGAATGAACTACCTGGAGGAGCGCCACTTAGTGCATCGTGACTTGGCAGCCAGAAACGTCCTGGTGAAGACTCCTCAACATGTCAAGATCACTGACTTTGGTTTGGCCAAGTTGCTAAAGGCAGATGAGAAAGAGTACCATGCGGATGGAGGAAAG GTGCCGATAAAATGGATGGCTCTCGAGTCGATCCTGAACAGAACTTACACGCACCAGAGCGACGTATGGAGTTACG GTGTAACAGTTTGGGAGCTGATGACATTTGGGACCAAACCATACGATGGGATTCCAGCCAGTGAAATAGCTGGGATACTGGAGAAGGGAGAACGCCTGCCTCAGCCACCAATCTGCACCATAGATGTCTACATGATCATGGTGAAAT GTTGGATGATTGATGCAGACAGCCGCCCTCGTTTCCGAGAACTTATAGCGGAGTTTACAAAGATGGCTCGGGATCCACCGCGTTATCTTGTCATCCAG GGGGATGACCGCATGCACTTACCGAGTCCTTCAGACAATAAGTTCTACCGCAGCCTGATTAGCGGGGAGGACATGGAGGATGCCGTGGATGTTGATGAATATCTGGTGCCACAGCGTGGCTTCTTCAGCAGCCCGAGTACCTCCCGCACCCCACTGATTCACTCAACA AGCCTCAACAGCAGCATCGGGACGTGCCACAGCAGAACTGGCTTACTG AACGGATTCCCGAGCAGAGATGGAAGCATGGCCCTGCGATATATTCCAGACCCCACAGACAAGTTTCTCGATGAAGCCTTCCAGCCGTCTCCAG GCTACATGAACCAGAATCCCATCTCAGATGTGGTGAATCCTATCTATCAGCATCCCGGTCCACCTCGCACCCTTCTTCCCACCATCTCCTCGGACCATACGGAGACAGAATACCTGAACTACTTTAAGAACGGGGCCGCCGGACCAGAATATCTCAATGAGATTCTGTCCCCGGCCGTCCTCCCGCTCACGTCAAACGGCACGGTCCACAGCATTGAGAAATACCTGCCTCAGCAAAGCATAGACAACCCCGACTACCAACAGGATTTCACTCCCACCTTCAAGACCCACACCAATGGACACATACCGGCAGCGGAGAATGCAGAGTACCTGGGCCCGGACTGA
- the npc1 gene encoding NPC intracellular cholesterol transporter 1 has protein sequence MGLMAGRSFLSLLFLVIFLAEGYFRSYHVAAHHCVWYGECGNSPVPGKKYNCNYTGPPKPLPPDGYLLLTELCPGYDYGNKSLCCNVDQLRTLKGSLQLPLQFLSRCPACFYNLMNLFCELTCSPHQSQFMNVTNITGKDVMAVQYYIGQTFSNAMYNACKDVQAPSSNVKALSLLCGKTAEACNATNWIQFMFNTENKQTPFPIDPKFTDVPLAGYTPMNNNTYACNESLEDGSGPCSCQDCAKSCGPKPVPPLLPPPWTILGIDAMAVIMWISYMAFLLIFFGVLLGVWCYRKRAITSEYGPILDSNNPLSLNSDDPDQVNASCCETLGERFENGLRMLFSSWGSFCVRHPFLILFCCLVLVGASAGGLAYMRITTDPVELWSSPKSQARQEKDYFDKHFGPFFRTVQLIITTPLELNETYNPYFGGSFPFGSVLNKELLHQVLDLQLEIEGLVASYNQESVTLKDICLAPLAPYNDNCTILSVLNYFQNSHATLDHLMGDEFFIWADYHDHFLYCVSAPASLNDTTMLHDPCLGTFGGPVFPWLALGGYDDTNYNNATALVITFPINNYLNDTVRLEKARAWENEFIKFMKNFSNPNLTIAFSAERSIEDEINRESNSDISTVVLSYGIMFIYISLALGHIHSFRRVLVDSKISLGIAGILIVLSSVACSLGIFSYCGVPLTLIVIEVIPFLVLAVGVDNIFIIVQTYQRDERMPQEELHQQIGRILGDIAPSLFLSSFSETVAFFLGALTSMPAVRTFSMFAGLAVFIDFLLQISCFVSLLGLDAKRQERNRLDICCCVTLPEGQEIKTDGFLFQFFKKVFAPFILTEWVRPVIVAVFVGMLSFSIAVVNKVEIGLDQKLSMPDDSYVLQYFKNMSEYLHTGAPVYFVVEEGLNYSSPEGQNAVCGGVGCNNNSLVQQVYTASLISNYTSIASTPSSWLDDYFDWVKPQSTCCRYYNTTGAFCNASVVNSSCVSCRPMTPSGKKRPEGEDFMHFLPMFLSDNPNLKCGKGGHAAYAAAVDLYPNNTGVGATYFMTYHTILKESPDYVEALKMARILAKNISESMDHKVFAYSVFYVFYEQYLTIMNDTILNLCVSLAAIFVVTTVLLGFELWAGVLVSITIAMILVNMFGVMWLWDISLNAVSLVNLVMSCGISVEFCSHIVRAFTVSVKNNRVERAEEALAHMGSSVFSGITLTKFGGILILALSKSQIFQVFYFRMYLAIVLLGAAHGLIFLPVLLSYIGPSVNKAKVFAAKKSWSGTERERLLNY, from the exons ATGGGGCTCATGGCAGGGAGAAGCTTCTTAAGTCTGCTCTTCCTCGTTATATTCCTGGCCGAGGGTTATTTTAGATCG TATCATGTTGCGGCCCATCACTGCGTGTGGTACGGTGAGTGCGGTAACTCGCCTGTGCCTGGAAAAAAGTACAACTGCAACTACACTGGTCCACCTAAGCCACTACCACCTGATGGTTATCTGCTTCTCACT GAGCTCTGTCCTGGGTACGACTATGGAAACAAAAGTCTCTGCTGCAACGTTGACCAGTTGCGAACCCTCAAAGGCAGTCTCCAGCTGCCACTTCAGTTCCTGTCTCG GTGCCCGGCGTGTTTCTACAATCTCATGAACCTCTTCTGTGAGCTGACTTGCAGTCCACACCAGAGTCAGTTTATGAATGTCACCAATATTACTGGCAAAGACGTAATGGCAGTGCAATACTATATTGGACAAACATTTTCTAACG CCATGTACAATGCATGCAAGGATGTCCAGGCACCATCTAGCAATGTGAAGGCCTTATCTCTTCTGTGTGGCAAGACTGCAGAAGCATGCAATGCTACCAACTGGATCCAGTTCATGTTCAATACCGAGAATAAACAGACCCCTTTTCCCATCGATCCAAAATTCACAG ATGTCCCGTTGGCTGGTTACACTCCCATGAACAACAATACGTACGCCTGTAACGAAAGCCTGGAGGATGGTTCAGGTCCGTGCTCCTGTCAGGACTGCGCCAAGTCCTGCGGCCCGAAACCCGTACCTCCACTGCTCCCGCCTCCATGGACCATCCTTGGTATCGATGCCATGGCTGTCATCATGTGGATCTCCTACATGGCTTTCCTGCTCATCTTTTTTGGAGTTCTTCTGGGAGTGTGGTGTTACAG GAAAAGAGCTATCACATCTGAGTATGGCCCCATTTTGGACAGTAATAACCCACTGTCACTTAACAGTGATGATCCTGATCAAG TAAATGCATCATGCTGTGAAACGCTGGGTGAGCGTTTTGAGAATGGCCTGCGGATGCTCTTCAGCTCCTGGGGTTCCTTCTGCGTGAGGCATCCATTTCTCATCCTCTTCTGTTGCCTGGTACTGGTGGGAGCCTCAGCTGGGGGCCTGGCCTACATGCGCATCACCACCGACCCCGTTGAGCTCTGGTCATCTCCCAAGAGCCAAGCTCGTCAAGAGAAGGATTACTTCGACAAACACTTTGGACCTTTCTTTAGAACTGTGCAGCTCATCATAACTACTCCACTCGAGCTCAATGAGACCTACAATCCGTATTTTGGAGGATCTTTCCCATTCGGTTCGGTTCTGAACAAAGAGCTCCTGCATCAG GTCCTGGATCTGCAGCTTGAAATTGAAGGCCTCGTAGCCTCATATAATCAAGAATCCGTTACCCTGAAGGACATCTGCTTGGCTCCTCTGGCTCCGTACAATGACAACTGTACAATTCTTAGTGTCCTAAACTACTTCCAGAACAGCCACGCTACACTGGATCACTTAATGGGAGATGAATTTTTTATCTGGGCTGACTATCATGACCACTTCCTCTACTGTGTCAG TGCACCGGCTTCCCTCAACGACACCACTATGCTACATGACCCTTGTTTAGGCACCTTTGGTGGCCCTGTCTTCCCTTGGCTTGCACTGGGAGGATACGATG acacaaactacaacAATGCCACTGCGCTCGTGATCACTTTTCCCATCAACAACTATTTGAATGATACCGTCAGACTGGAGAAAGCTCGGGCATGGGAAAACGA GTTCATCAAATTTATGAAGAACTTCAGCAACCCCAACCTGACCATCGctttcagtgcagagaggagcATTGAAGATGAGATCAACAGAGAGAGCAACAGCGACATCAGCACTGTGGTCCTCAGCTATGGCATTATGTTCATCTACATCTCCTTGGCCCTGGGTCACATCCACAGCTTTAGAAGAGTGCTG GTGGACTCTAAGATTTCCCTGGGTATAGCAGGTATCCTGATTGTGCTGAGCTCTGTGGCCTGCTCACTGGGGATCTTCAGCTACTGTGGTGTCCCACTAACGCTCATTGTGATTGAGGTCATTCCCTTCCTTGTGCTGGCTGTTGGAGTGGACAACATCTTTATCATAGTACAGACATACCAG AGGGATGAGCGGATGCCACAGGAAGAACTCCACCAGCAGATCGGTCGTATTCTTGGAGACATCGCCCCAAGCTTGTTTCTGTCCTCCTTCTCTGAGACTGTCGCCTTCTTCCTGG gagCGCTGACCAGCATGCCAGCAGTCAGGACGTTCTCCATGTTTGCTGGCTTGgctgtttttattgatttcCTTTTGCAGATCAGTTGCTTTGTCAGCTTGCTCGGTCTGGACGCTAAAAGGCAAGAG AGGAATCGACTTGATATCTGCTGCTGCGTGACGCTGCCAGAAGGACAGGAAATCAAAACAGATGGCTTCCTGTTCCAGTTTTTCAAGAAAGTCTTCGCCCCATTCATCCTCACAGAGTGGGTGCGACCGGTCATA GTGGCAGTGTTTGTGGGAATGCTCTCCTTCAGTATTGCTGTGGTGAATAAAGTTGAGATCGGACTGGACCAGAAATTATCCATGCCGGAT GACTCGTATGTATTGCAGTACTTCAAGAACATGAGCGAGTATCTCCACACTGGAGCACCTGTTTACTTTGTGGTAGAGGAAGGTCTCAACTACAGTAGCCCAGAGGGTCAGAATGCTGTGTGTGGAGGGGTGGGGTGTAACAACAACTCCCTGGTGCAGCAGGTCTACACAGCCTCACTTATAAGCAACTA CACAAGCATTGCCAGCACACCATCCTCCTGGCTGGATGACTACTTTGACTGGGTGAAGCCTCAGTCCACCTGCTGTCGGTACTACAACACCACCGGGGCCTTCTGCAATGCCTCCG TGGTGAACTCGTCCTGTGTATCCTGTCGGCCGATGACTCCCAGTGGAAAAAAGAGGCCTGAAGGAGAAGACTTCATGCACTTTTTACCCATGTTCCTGTCTGACAACCCCAACCTGAAATGCGGAAAAGG TGGCCATGCAGCCTATGCTGCCGCAGTTGACCTGTATCCCAACAACACAGGGGTAGGAGCCACGTACTTCATGACTTACCACACCATCCTAAAGGAGTCCCCAGACTATGTAGAGGCTCTGAAAATGGCTCGAATCCTGGCCAAAAATATCAGTGAGTCCATGGACCACAAAGTTTTCGCCTACAG CGTCTTCTACGTGTTTTACGAGCAGTACCTCACCATCATGAATGACACGATCCTGAACCTGTGCGTCTCGCTGGCAGCCATATTTGTGGTGACGACGGTGCTGCTGGGCTTCGAGCTGTGGGCAGGCGTGCTGGTCAGCATTACCATCGCGATGATTCTGGTCAACATGTTCGGTGTCATGTGGCTGTGGGACATCAGTCTCAATGCAGTATCACTTGTGAACCTGGTTATG AGCTGTGGGATCTCGGTGGAGTTCTGCAGTCACATCGTGCGAGCCTTCACCGTCAGTGTGAAGAACAACAGAGTGGAGCGTGCTGAGGAGGCCCTAGCTCACATGGGCAGCTCA GTTTTCAGTGGGATCACATTAACAAAGTTTGGAGGCATCTTAATCCTGGCACTTTCCAAGTCGCAGATCTTCCAGGTCTTTTATTTTAGGATGTACTTGGCCATAGTGCTGCTGGGGGCGGCGCACGGCCTCATCTTCCTCCCTGTACTGCTCAGCTATATAG GTCCGTCAGTGAACAAAGCAAAGGTGTTTGCTGCTAAGAAGAGCTGGTCTGGCACAGAAAGGGAGCGCCTACTCAACTACTAG